The nucleotide sequence ATAAGTTAATTCTTTTTCCATGAATTTTATTAAATCTTCTACAGTTTCTATACCTACGTCATTTTTTACTATATCGTCATCCGTAATAATTCCTGTAACAGCACCTCTTCTTGTCGTAATACCATTTTGTTCCTCAAGGGTTTCTAAGTCAGCACCAAAAAAGAAATACTATTACCGGTCCATTAACACCACGTTTACCAAAGTGGATATGTGCTTGAACAAAGTTTTTAATGTCTTCAACTTCTAGTGCAAACTTTATCTTAGTTCTATTTCTATTAGCTACAAATTTTGCAAACCCAAAAGCATTAGTTTTTACAGGAGGGACTTCATTTTTACCTTTTAATCTTGCTTTAAAGAATTTCAGCATGTCAATCACCGCTCTTTCATGTATTTAATACAGTTTATGAAAGGTGATTTTGATTTGTATAGGTTCGGTAACTATAAAACAAGTATGGATAGCAGAAAGAAGAGTAAGGAGTGAAATCTGACAGAAACAAAACTTAGGGTAATGCTGTGCCTTAAAAAGGTAGTGAGACCAAATATCTGGCGCAAGATCATGTGCCCAAAACAAGGAAAGAAGGACTTATTAGCAATCCGCCGAATACAAAAAGGGAAAATTAGTGTATCAGGTAGGGATAACATCTCGGACAAAAAGCCTATCAATGACACAATAGAACATATGAGTAAGATTGAAGGGTACCTGACTGATGCAGAACTGAATAAATTACCGGTACCTTTAAGATATTTTGGCCACTTATATTTGGTTACTTTTCTCTATCGATACTATTTATCATAATCGCCAAATTGTTTACCTAATCGTTGGTTTCCATTGCAGGCAGCATAAGAAATTTTGGTTTATTGGGCTTTTTATGGAGGACTGGTACTATTCTCACAGCTAGGACAGAACCAGTAAATTGGAATATTGCATTCGTTTCAGATAAGATTGAACTAAGTCATATACTTAGGGGAGAATGGGAATGGCCAATTCTAACTATCAGGTTAAAGTTGATAAAAATGAGTTTGTTTGGAATAGCCAGGAAGGAGAACTGACTTTTGATGGAGCTCCTGCACTGCTTTTTTGGGATTCAGCGATCGAGCTGTTTTTAAAAACGATTGAAGAAATTTCCGGAAGCGATGTCTCAAAGACAGTCTATGAAGTGACCGGATTTCGGATGGGACATCTTGTAAGCTCTTATTATGAAGGCAGAAGCGATGTGGTTCAGCTTTTGAGTGAATATAGTGATATCTACAAGAAGGCCGGCTGGGGAGTTTTTGAGATTCATGAGTACTCTTTTGAAGAGAAAAGGGCTGTCGTGAGAATCCGAAACAGCTGGGAACACCGTATTTTCAAGCTTGCTGATAAGAATGAAGCAGGGGTGCTGCTGCCGAGCCATTGGGCAGGGATTTTTAGTGGTCTATTCAAACAGGATATGTGGTATAAGATGGTGAAGAGCCAGCTTGAAGGACATGATTACGATGAAATTGAAATTTTCCCATCGACTATGACAATCTCTCACAATATTCATGAACTAGCTAGAAAGAAAGAACAAGAAAGTATCCTGGAATTGGAAAAGAAGGTGAAGGAACGGACGGAAGAGCTCAATTCTTTGGTTCAGGAGCTATCCTCACCAGTTATCCCAGTTCTTAATGGCATACTCGTTATCCCCTTGATTGGAGCATACAACGATGAACGGATTAGCAACTTGATGGAAAAAGCCTTGGTTGAACTCACCAGGCGCAAGGCTAAATACCTATTAATCGATTTAACAGGAATCAAGCATGTCGATTCATACACCATCCATGGCATTCAAAAATTGATCCAATCCATCCGTCTGATTGGAGGACAATGCTTTATTGTCGGCGTGTCAGCTGAACTGAGCATTCAAATCCTTAATTCAAATGTGAACCTTAAAGGAATCCAATCGTTCTCAAGCCTGCAGCAAGGCGTGGAATTCGCCATCCAGCAGAATGGGTATGAATTGGTTAAAAAGAAATAATTATAAGGCTAAACCGGGAATTCCAGGTCCAGCCTATTTCTTGTTAGTTTTCTGCAACATCTGCAAAGTATAACGATTTTCTTTGATTCGATGCCATTTTTAGAAACGTAACATGGTAGTAGAGTAGAAGTATTTCGAACAACTTTCTGATCTTGTTTCTCACTACTTCTCTCATTATGTAATAACAGCCAATGAAATGTACCATTCTTGACAAAGTTTTTACCACTGAATGACATAAAATGTACTAATGAATGACAGAAAAAATATAACATAACTGGAGGTTAAAAATGGTCATACAATCTAATATGTCTCCTAAAGCAATTGTTGAAGTGTGGGAGATTACAGCACCTATTTTGGCAGAATTTAATGTACCCTTAACTAATAAGTCATTAGAAAGCATTGTTGAATCTGAGATTCTTCCTAAACTTCTTAATAAATTAAATGCTGCTGTCGAAAGTTCAACGGCTACTTGTGTAGAAGGTGGTTGACAAATCCCATCCTCAAGGGAGTAGGTTACTCCATTTAATAAGATTACTGCGAAGTCAATATTCCATAATGGGGCACGTTTGTGGAAGATCAGTAGCCAAACTTCTCACTAAAAACACGGGGGATGAGGCTTTTTACCTTTCCAAATCCTTAACCTTTTAAATCTGCACTTTCCTGACTTTACCGATCGGTAAAGTAAGTGGGTATAAATGGTAAATGCAATAGAAAATAACTAGTGGAAAATAGGAGCAAAGGGACTTATCCTTTGCTTTTTTTTTTTGCCGGGAGAATGCTGAAGAAGAGACCGTTCTCTTTCAAGGAAGCATTGGGGTGATGATACTCCTACTGAAATTTTGTTTAGAAGTATAATGAATGTCCCTATTTCTCCTTTTAACAGTGAAACATGGTATAATACTAAAAAGAAAAAAGGGGACCATTTATAGGAGTTGAAAAGTTGAATCCAATTGATAGATTTTCTAAATACCTGATCGAGCATTCAGAAACAATCAGCAGAGAAATTATTGATTATAATTTGAAAAAACTCGATATAGAATTGCCTGCTGAAATCATTTCAGATTCCATCAAGACAAACACGGAATTCCTAAAATTCGTTGGTGAGACACTTAATCTTTCAAAAGAGACGGTGACGGAGAAGTTTATTAAGTGGCATGAACAAAAGCAGCTGAAACAAAAGCAATTTAAATACGCAACTGAAGAACTTGAGAGCATCATGAAGCCATATGCGGAAACTCGCCTGCAGCTTATCGAAATGCTGACGAAGGTATCGATTGG is from Mesobacillus boroniphilus and encodes:
- a CDS encoding CHRD domain-containing protein, producing MLKFFKARLKGKNEVPPVKTNAFGFAKFVANRNRTKIKFALEVEDIKNFVQAHIHFGKRGVNGPVIVFLFWC
- a CDS encoding STAS domain-containing protein, whose translation is MANSNYQVKVDKNEFVWNSQEGELTFDGAPALLFWDSAIELFLKTIEEISGSDVSKTVYEVTGFRMGHLVSSYYEGRSDVVQLLSEYSDIYKKAGWGVFEIHEYSFEEKRAVVRIRNSWEHRIFKLADKNEAGVLLPSHWAGIFSGLFKQDMWYKMVKSQLEGHDYDEIEIFPSTMTISHNIHELARKKEQESILELEKKVKERTEELNSLVQELSSPVIPVLNGILVIPLIGAYNDERISNLMEKALVELTRRKAKYLLIDLTGIKHVDSYTIHGIQKLIQSIRLIGGQCFIVGVSAELSIQILNSNVNLKGIQSFSSLQQGVEFAIQQNGYELVKKK